ACGAACAAGCTGCCATGCTGCTGCATGAGCGGGACATCATACCGTTCAATTCTGCCATTCACATCCACCTGCCTGCTTCCCTCTGCCCAGCGAATCGTTGTGTCTCCAGCCTGGATCGTCGCTTCTCTAAGATCTTGATTCCACTCAACAACTGCCCCCAGCTGTTCTGCTGCAAACCGAAGCGGTACATAGGTGCGGTTATCGCTGATATACGGGGCACTTTCCAAAGAAAATTCCATGCTGCCGGCATAGGCTGTGCTTGATCCAATGATTAAGCGCTGCAGCTCGCCTTGGGATCGTTTGTCTTTGTCATTCGCCGTTATTTTCTCAAAAATATCTAATGTATCGCTTCCTTCGCTTAAGTCCAGATAGTTGTCAGCGAGCCCCAAAGAATAGTATTCCAGCACGTTTCCAACCTGGTTTGCCGGATAATAGATAAAGTCATGATCTGCAAGGGGCGAAATATCCCATATTCGATTGCCTGACAGCTGCAGCTCGCTGAGCTCTGCCAAATCTGCCAGTGGTGCCAGATCATAGATCTGGTTATTTGCCAGCTGGATGGACCTTAAATTCGTCAGACTTGCAAGTGGCGCTATATCGGTGATTTCATTATTGTTCATACTGATTCCCTCAAGTGTTTCTGTCAGATGCTCAAGAGGGTACAAGTCCTCGATCTCATTATTGTCCAGCTGAACATACCGAAGGGCCGGAAGCTCAGCCAGCACCGAAATATCTGTAATTCCATTGTCGGTTGCTTCCAGCCAGCTTAATGCCTTGGCTTCTTCCAGCGCATCCAGACGGTCTATCGGATTGCCGCTGATCAGAAGGGTGTGTAACCGAGGAAAGTTGCTGACGACCTCGATGGATGCAACTCCATTATTGCTTATGTACAGTCTTCCCAAATCCGTAAGCTCTGCTAATTCCTCAATTGAAGTAATATAGTTACTCCTTACATCGACTTCCCGCAAGGTCTTTATTTTGCTTATAGGTGCAAGATCAGATATTTCATTGCCGGACAGCCTCAGATGGGTCATATTTACCGCGTGCTCTAGTCCAGCCAGACTCTTAATTCCCAAGCTCCGCAGATCAACGACCTTCAAGGAAGTCAAATCTTCTGTCGTGAGCGGCTCATCAACCGGCTTATTAAGTATTGACTTCAGTCCATAGGATAGTGCCTCATCTTCAATAAATACTTCTTCGGTGTACGCTGCAGCAAAGGAGGCCTGAAAGGCAACACCCATACTGATGATTAAGAAAACAAGCATTATGGCTATGTATTTCCTCACTACGCATATTCCTCCCCCTGTTTGCTTAAACTGAAAGCCAGTATCCTAACTATATGGACGCTTAGCGTAATGAAATGTTTCGATTTATTATCTCTGTTACATATACCCAATTTCAAGGGGAAAGGAACAACATATGATAAATTCATCCAGAAAAGCACTTCTGTTCCGAACAATCACAATCCTGCTTATTGTTATGATTTTATTTTCGATGATAAATTTAGGGA
This sequence is a window from Paenibacillus urinalis. Protein-coding genes within it:
- a CDS encoding leucine-rich repeat domain-containing protein; its protein translation is MRKYIAIMLVFLIISMGVAFQASFAAAYTEEVFIEDEALSYGLKSILNKPVDEPLTTEDLTSLKVVDLRSLGIKSLAGLEHAVNMTHLRLSGNEISDLAPISKIKTLREVDVRSNYITSIEELAELTDLGRLYISNNGVASIEVVSNFPRLHTLLISGNPIDRLDALEEAKALSWLEATDNGITDISVLAELPALRYVQLDNNEIEDLYPLEHLTETLEGISMNNNEITDIAPLASLTNLRSIQLANNQIYDLAPLADLAELSELQLSGNRIWDISPLADHDFIYYPANQVGNVLEYYSLGLADNYLDLSEGSDTLDIFEKITANDKDKRSQGELQRLIIGSSTAYAGSMEFSLESAPYISDNRTYVPLRFAAEQLGAVVEWNQDLREATIQAGDTTIRWAEGSRQVDVNGRIERYDVPLMQQHGSLFVPVRFISDQLNADTAFINETKTALIFNKE